The genomic DNA TCCAATTTTCTACGTTTTCTATGATATTTCCACGAAATGAAGAAAAACCCAAATgaggaaacaagaaaacaaaagaaagaaaaatcaaatttggcCGCCCATGGCAAAATTCCATGTATCTACCTTTCCTACCAACCAACCCTATAAATACATCACCAAACTCTCTCTTATCCTTTAAACCCAATTCTCATATAATTTTCAACCaatcttgattttaaaagtttcgGGTAGATTcttagataaattatatttgggAAGATGTACGGTGTCGGTGGATCGAGTACAGCAAGTTTCGCAGAGGCTTACGCGATGAGGAAGATTTATAAggaaaagatgaagatgaagcttgCAGAGACAAAAGTAAAGGAAGAGAATAAGGACAAcgttgaagagaagaagagtaaaatcttgaaaacaaaGAATTCGAAGAAGACCCTCCAGACTAGTCCAAGGGTTTCCTCTGCAGATGTTTAAACATCTTTGTGCCTGTggctatatatttatttaattttttttttaactttgtttatgATGATGGGTTCCTAAACTTCAATTTGttcttttatgtattatattttttcacCACAGTTGGTTGTTTATCTAATGACCGATCCATATATACCACTAACTCATACAATTCATACATTTAGATTTTTAGAGTATGAACACATACAGTACTatgaagacttttttttttaacaacatctCATgtcttcttattttataattaaaatatcaactactttatttagtttctttctAGTTAAGatgataaaatttgaaaataacaatttacatataaattacccaatatatatgtttgtaagaaaaagaatatataatatttacttgTTCACACTTTAGTAATATGTGGTGTCATGTGTGTCCTAAGTTGAATTCCCATCACTTATATATCAAAAGATAACATTCTCTAATAAGAGCTGACGTGTCGTCGTTAGAGAGCTCGAGTCACTAATTTTTATTGTGccttctattttttaaaatattatatttacatACCACTTTGTTTTTCACAAAAGCCAATAACACCCAAAATTGTAAccattaattacattttcataaaatctttaacgATATGATgtgataatataaaattgatattataatagtttatacggttaaatcttaatttttttacacctattcaaataaaactaaaaattatacaCTACACAACCAAATTTTAGATTCCAAATAAGATGTTTATCTATAAAgtataatagattttgtaaataaaattagagaaaatagCATATACACCCACTTTTCCcaattttaataacaaatacACTTACTTTTTGCTACTCCTATACTTTCACCATGTAAAATTACATGTTAGCCCCTCTAACTCTGATACAAATTCCAGCATTTTTGTCTCACTAAAGACAACATCACGACTCACTActattttctctaaaatattcAGATCCCTACGAGAGGTTGCAGAGAAAACAGAGTGGTACAAAGCAATGCATCCGCAGAGGAGAGTGAGACATGGAAGTTAGTTGAGCTACATGAtatttttgagtatttaaaatattatattacaaatattatgctcatatttttaaatttatggctGATTGGATTAGCCAGCCAGTCTGGGTACTTGACCTCCACAATAGATCCTGCACCGAGTAGTTTTTCCACCTTGTCGTTCACTGCCTTTGACCTTTCTCGACCTCGCCTAATTCCATTATTCACGGCGGTGGCacaaacaatgaagaagaaagtccccccccccctctctctctctatacctTAATCTAGCTCAACCAGAGACCTTTAGAGGCTTGGTAGTGGTGTGGAGTTGACGTGTGGGTGATAATGGTTAGCTTGTTGAAGTTCAATCACACAACTATGTTGAACATGACTGCGTCGTTGAACTGGGAGAGAATATAGTCATACACAAAAAATTGTTGTTCATAGTACACCAGGCATGAAGCTTTTTACATCTAAGGAATCATAAGCGAATGCGGTTTGGTTGTTAAAAGACTTGACATAAATCGttgtaaaacaaacaaaatcaagagtTATCATACACAAATGTCAAAATTTaagaagaagtagaagcttGCGGCGGCGGCAGCTTtagagtagaaaaaaaaaataggtcacAGAattttatgttatgataccaaGAACTATAATGTATTGCTTTATGTATTTCAATGATAGAACCAAAGTATTTATACATGT from Camelina sativa cultivar DH55 chromosome 2, Cs, whole genome shotgun sequence includes the following:
- the LOC109127235 gene encoding uncharacterized protein LOC109127235; this encodes MYGVGGSSTASFAEAYAMRKIYKEKMKMKLAETKVKEENKDNVEEKKSKILKTKNSKKTLQTSPRVSSADV